One genomic region from uncultured Cohaesibacter sp. encodes:
- the uvrA gene encoding excinuclease ABC subunit UvrA yields MTIEKKVSVAPSMKAISIRGAREHNLKNVDLDIPRDQLVVMTGLSGSGKSSLAFDTVYAEGQRRYVESLSAYARQFLEMMQKPDVDSIEGLSPAISIEQKTTSRNPRSTVGTVTEIYDYLRLLFARVGIPYSPATGLPIESQTVSQMVDRVMELPEKTRFLLLAPIVRGRKGEFRKELAELVKRGLTRFRIDGQMYDDGDLPTLDKKFKHNIEVVVHRMVVKEGIEKRLADSLELALELADGLAIVEMVDQKEENGEAKRITFSEKFACPVSGFTIPEIEPRLFSFNNPFGACPVCDGLGSELQVSPELVIPDSSRSIKDGAIAPWSKTSSPFYRQTLEALAKHFDFSLTVPWIELPFKAQEVILYGTGKEKLLFVYDDGARSYKTTKPFEGVIPNLERRFRETESSMVREDIGKYQSAHACSACHGHRLKPEALAVKLDGKHISQVANLSIRAAAQWVQDLPATLSEKQIEIAERILKEIRERLKFLNDVGLEYLTLSRGSGSLSGGESQRIRLASQIGSGLTGVLYVLDEPSIGLHQRDNARLLETLKHLRDLGNTVIVVEHDEDAVLEADFVVDVGPGAGIHGGHIVSKGTPAEIMADPASLTGQYLSGAKTISVDHSRRKGKKKKQITVVNARGNNLKNVTASIPLGTFTCVTGVSGGGKSTFLIDTLYKSAAMKLNRARDMPSPHDRIEGLEHVDKVIDIDQSPIGRTPRSNPATYTGAFTPIRDWFAGLPEAKARGYAPGRFSFNVKGGRCEACQGDGVIKIEMHFLPDVYVTCDVCKGQRYNRETLEVQFKGKSISDVLEMTVDEAADFFSAVPAVRDKMVTLQRVGLGYVKVGQQATTLSGGEAQRVKLAKELSKRSTGRTLYILDEPTTGLHFHDVAKLLEVLHELVNQGNTVAVIEHNLEVIQTADWILDLGPEGGDGGGQIVVEGTPEDVMKCEESYTGQFLKELKERRDSKS; encoded by the coding sequence ATGACGATTGAAAAAAAAGTGTCCGTTGCACCTTCGATGAAAGCGATATCGATTCGCGGTGCCCGGGAACATAATCTCAAGAATGTTGATCTTGATATTCCGCGCGATCAGCTGGTGGTCATGACCGGCTTATCCGGCTCTGGCAAAAGCTCGCTGGCGTTTGATACCGTCTATGCCGAGGGGCAGCGGCGCTATGTTGAATCCCTCTCGGCCTATGCTCGTCAGTTTCTTGAAATGATGCAGAAGCCTGATGTGGATTCCATTGAGGGTCTTTCGCCTGCCATTTCTATCGAGCAGAAAACGACCTCGCGTAACCCGCGCTCGACGGTCGGGACTGTAACAGAGATCTATGACTATCTGCGCCTTCTGTTCGCGCGCGTAGGTATTCCCTATAGTCCGGCGACAGGCTTGCCGATTGAAAGCCAGACGGTCAGCCAGATGGTGGACCGTGTCATGGAGCTGCCCGAGAAGACTCGCTTCCTGCTGTTGGCGCCCATTGTGCGTGGGCGTAAGGGCGAGTTCAGGAAGGAGTTGGCCGAGTTGGTCAAGCGCGGGCTCACGCGCTTCCGGATCGACGGGCAGATGTATGATGACGGCGATTTGCCGACGCTGGACAAGAAGTTCAAACACAATATCGAGGTTGTCGTCCACCGTATGGTGGTCAAGGAAGGCATCGAGAAACGCCTTGCCGACTCCCTTGAATTGGCTTTGGAGCTGGCCGATGGGCTGGCCATCGTCGAAATGGTGGATCAGAAGGAAGAGAATGGCGAAGCGAAGCGGATTACTTTTTCCGAGAAATTTGCCTGCCCTGTTTCCGGTTTTACCATTCCGGAGATCGAACCGCGGCTTTTCTCCTTTAACAATCCGTTCGGTGCCTGCCCTGTTTGTGATGGCTTGGGTAGTGAGCTGCAGGTAAGCCCCGAGCTCGTCATCCCGGATAGCTCACGCAGCATCAAGGACGGAGCCATTGCTCCATGGTCCAAGACCTCGTCTCCCTTCTATCGCCAGACACTGGAAGCGCTGGCCAAGCATTTTGACTTCTCGCTCACGGTGCCCTGGATCGAACTGCCCTTCAAGGCGCAGGAAGTCATTCTCTATGGCACGGGCAAGGAGAAGCTGCTCTTTGTTTATGACGACGGGGCGCGATCCTACAAGACGACCAAACCGTTTGAAGGTGTCATTCCCAATCTCGAGCGCCGGTTCAGAGAGACTGAAAGCAGCATGGTTCGTGAGGATATTGGCAAATATCAATCCGCGCATGCTTGTTCTGCCTGCCATGGCCATCGTCTCAAACCTGAAGCGCTTGCGGTCAAGCTGGACGGCAAGCATATCTCGCAGGTCGCGAACCTTTCCATTCGCGCTGCGGCTCAGTGGGTGCAAGATCTGCCAGCCACCTTGTCTGAGAAACAGATCGAGATTGCAGAACGGATCCTCAAGGAAATTCGCGAGCGGCTGAAGTTCCTCAACGATGTTGGCCTTGAATATTTGACGCTCTCGCGTGGTTCGGGGTCGCTCTCTGGCGGTGAAAGCCAGCGCATCCGGCTGGCCTCCCAGATTGGGTCAGGGTTGACTGGCGTTCTTTATGTGCTGGATGAGCCATCCATTGGCTTGCATCAACGCGATAACGCACGGCTGCTTGAAACGTTGAAGCATCTGCGTGATCTGGGCAACACGGTGATCGTGGTTGAGCATGATGAAGATGCTGTGCTGGAAGCTGACTTCGTTGTCGATGTCGGGCCTGGCGCGGGCATTCATGGTGGGCATATCGTATCGAAAGGTACGCCCGCTGAAATCATGGCCGATCCGGCGTCTCTTACAGGCCAGTATCTTTCTGGTGCGAAGACCATTTCCGTTGACCATAGTCGCCGCAAGGGAAAGAAAAAGAAACAGATCACGGTCGTGAATGCGCGTGGCAACAATCTAAAAAATGTCACAGCTTCCATTCCTCTTGGCACTTTTACGTGCGTGACCGGTGTTTCTGGGGGCGGTAAATCCACCTTCCTCATCGATACGCTTTACAAAAGCGCCGCCATGAAGCTGAACCGGGCGCGGGATATGCCCTCCCCGCATGATCGGATTGAAGGGTTGGAACATGTCGACAAGGTGATCGACATCGATCAGTCACCCATCGGGCGTACGCCGCGCTCAAACCCGGCTACCTATACCGGTGCCTTCACGCCCATCCGCGACTGGTTTGCGGGGCTGCCTGAAGCCAAGGCGCGGGGCTATGCGCCCGGTCGATTTTCCTTCAACGTCAAAGGCGGGCGCTGTGAGGCTTGTCAGGGAGATGGCGTCATCAAGATCGAGATGCATTTCCTGCCTGATGTCTATGTAACGTGTGATGTTTGCAAAGGGCAGCGCTATAACCGAGAAACGCTGGAAGTTCAGTTCAAGGGCAAGTCGATTTCTGACGTTCTGGAGATGACTGTCGATGAAGCGGCCGACTTCTTCTCGGCTGTTCCTGCCGTGCGCGACAAGATGGTGACTTTGCAGCGGGTCGGTTTGGGCTATGTGAAAGTGGGGCAACAAGCCACGACTCTTTCTGGTGGCGAGGCGCAAAGGGTCAAGCTCGCTAAGGAGCTTTCAAAACGTTCTACGGGGCGAACGCTCTATATTCTGGATGAACCAACAACCGGCTTGCATTTCCATGATGTGGCAAAGCTGCTTGAGGTGCTTCATGAATTGGTCAATCAGGGCAACACTGTTGCCGTGATCGAGCATAACCTTGAAGTTATCCAGACTGCGGACTGGATTCTGGATCTAGGACCAGAAGGTGGTGACGGCGGTGGACAAATCGTCGTCGAAGGAACGCCTGAGGACGTCATGAAGTGTGAAGAAAGCTACACGGGGCAGTTTTTGAAAGAACTGAAGGAACGGCGTGATTCTAAATCGTGA
- a CDS encoding single-stranded DNA-binding protein, which translates to MAGSVNKVILVGNLGADPDIRRTQDGRPICNLSVATSESWKDRNSGERRERTEWHRVVIFNEGLCRIAEQYLRKGSKVYLEGQLQTRKWQDQNGQDRYSTEVVLQGFNGNLTMLDNRGEGGGGFGGGQSGGDFGGPGGGGYGGGNPGGFGGGGQGPSGGGQPSGGFRDEMDDDIPF; encoded by the coding sequence ATGGCCGGTAGCGTAAACAAAGTCATTCTGGTTGGAAATCTGGGAGCAGATCCCGATATTCGCAGAACTCAGGATGGCCGCCCGATCTGCAACCTGTCTGTCGCCACTTCCGAAAGCTGGAAAGATCGCAACTCTGGCGAACGGCGCGAACGGACCGAATGGCACCGCGTGGTCATTTTCAATGAGGGCCTGTGTCGGATCGCCGAGCAGTATCTCAGAAAAGGCTCCAAGGTCTATCTGGAAGGCCAGCTGCAGACGCGCAAATGGCAGGACCAGAACGGACAGGATCGATATTCAACCGAAGTCGTCTTGCAGGGCTTCAATGGCAACCTCACCATGCTGGATAACCGCGGCGAAGGCGGTGGCGGATTTGGCGGCGGCCAGTCCGGTGGCGATTTCGGCGGCCCTGGTGGCGGTGGTTATGGTGGCGGAAACCCGGGCGGCTTCGGCGGCGGCGGGCAGGGCCCTTCAGGCGGCGGACAGCCATCTGGTGGCTTCCGCGACGAAATGGACGACGATATTCCGTTTTGA
- a CDS encoding cation diffusion facilitator family transporter, whose protein sequence is MASHGSKKVIYAALAGNTLISITKFVAASITGSSAMLSEGIHSLVDTGNQGLLLYGIRRSARPADIKHPFGYGAELYFWAFVVALLIFAVGAGLSLYEGIEKVLHPEPIGDPTINFIVLGVAFCFEGWAWFVALREFRNTKGKRSYFQAVADSKDPTVFTVLFEDSAAMLGLIVAAVGIGLSHYLEIPWMDGAASIVIGLILGITAILLAYETKSLLIGEAASTESEAKIAAIVNAHPAVTMVNELRTMHRGPNEILLALSLDFRNDMIVGQLETVIADLERHIRERVPQVHRVYIEAQSYVDHKSVEAQLTSSH, encoded by the coding sequence GTGGCATCTCACGGTTCAAAGAAAGTCATTTATGCAGCATTGGCTGGCAATACGTTGATTTCAATTACGAAATTCGTCGCAGCCTCGATTACGGGTTCATCTGCGATGTTATCGGAAGGTATCCATAGCCTTGTCGACACAGGTAATCAGGGGTTGTTACTCTATGGTATAAGGCGCTCTGCTCGGCCTGCTGATATCAAACATCCCTTTGGCTATGGTGCGGAATTGTATTTCTGGGCCTTTGTGGTTGCTCTGCTCATTTTCGCAGTCGGCGCCGGTTTGTCTCTTTATGAAGGCATTGAAAAGGTGCTGCATCCCGAACCCATCGGAGACCCGACGATCAACTTCATCGTATTGGGAGTGGCTTTCTGTTTTGAAGGGTGGGCCTGGTTTGTGGCCCTGCGTGAATTCCGGAACACGAAGGGCAAGCGGAGTTATTTCCAGGCGGTTGCCGATTCCAAAGATCCTACGGTCTTTACGGTTCTGTTCGAAGACAGTGCAGCCATGCTCGGCCTGATCGTCGCTGCTGTTGGCATTGGCCTCTCCCATTATCTTGAGATTCCCTGGATGGATGGGGCGGCCTCTATTGTCATCGGTCTTATTCTTGGCATAACCGCGATATTGCTAGCCTATGAAACCAAGAGCCTGTTGATTGGGGAAGCTGCATCAACCGAGAGTGAGGCCAAGATCGCCGCAATCGTCAATGCGCATCCGGCCGTGACCATGGTCAATGAACTGCGCACCATGCATCGCGGACCGAACGAAATTCTGCTCGCGCTTAGTCTCGATTTCCGCAATGACATGATTGTGGGGCAGCTAGAGACAGTGATTGCAGATCTTGAGCGTCACATTCGTGAGCGTGTGCCGCAGGTCCATCGCGTTTATATTGAAGCGCAGTCTTATGTAGACCACAAATCGGTCGAAGCGCAGCTGACTTCATCTCATTGA
- a CDS encoding efflux RND transporter periplasmic adaptor subunit, with translation MRKALQKRGTFLSACLFALTVAGFATTANSFTVQQTSIEDKKAVFATVQSTDSLSARVRTSGTVEELHVTEGSYVAAGEIIAMVRDPKLSLQVEALDAQIDAAQRQVANLKTELDRAQQLFERGSTTKAKLDSANTQFDVAKSNLEAARAQKAVVVRQMEEGAVLAPQAGRVLEVPITVGAVVMSGESIATIAKDNYILRMALPERHAQFLKKGDPIELAGRKENCDTSCLQTGKIVKVYPEISDGRVLADASVEGLGDYFVGERIQVRVGAGSRMAYLVPQDLVFTRSGIDFVRAKNTDGQPTEIAVQVGKPYNMNGKNMIEILTGVTAGDELIQP, from the coding sequence ATGCGCAAGGCACTCCAAAAACGAGGCACTTTTCTTTCGGCCTGTTTGTTCGCTCTGACCGTCGCAGGTTTCGCGACCACCGCAAACAGCTTCACAGTCCAGCAAACATCCATTGAAGACAAAAAGGCGGTTTTTGCCACCGTGCAGAGCACAGATTCCCTCTCGGCCCGAGTGCGGACATCCGGCACCGTAGAGGAATTGCACGTCACTGAAGGCAGCTATGTCGCGGCTGGCGAAATCATTGCCATGGTGCGCGACCCCAAGCTGAGCCTTCAAGTTGAAGCGCTTGACGCCCAGATCGATGCTGCGCAGCGGCAAGTTGCCAACCTCAAGACCGAACTCGATAGAGCCCAGCAGCTATTCGAGCGCGGCTCCACCACCAAGGCCAAGCTTGATTCTGCAAACACACAATTTGATGTTGCTAAGAGCAATCTCGAAGCCGCCAGAGCACAAAAAGCAGTCGTTGTACGTCAGATGGAGGAGGGGGCGGTTTTAGCACCTCAGGCTGGACGTGTGCTTGAAGTTCCCATCACCGTCGGTGCCGTGGTGATGTCAGGTGAATCCATCGCCACGATCGCCAAGGACAATTATATCCTGCGCATGGCTCTGCCAGAGCGCCACGCCCAATTCCTCAAGAAGGGCGATCCGATCGAACTGGCCGGTCGCAAAGAAAACTGCGACACCTCCTGTCTGCAAACCGGCAAGATCGTAAAGGTTTATCCGGAAATCTCGGATGGGCGGGTTCTTGCCGATGCCAGCGTTGAAGGCTTGGGCGACTATTTTGTTGGCGAACGGATTCAGGTCCGCGTCGGAGCGGGCAGCCGGATGGCCTATTTGGTACCGCAAGATCTGGTCTTCACCCGCTCAGGCATAGACTTTGTACGCGCCAAAAACACTGATGGCCAGCCAACAGAAATCGCCGTGCAGGTGGGCAAGCCCTACAATATGAATGGCAAGAACATGATCGAAATTCTGACTGGCGTTACTGCCGGCGACGAACTTATTCAGCCATAA
- a CDS encoding efflux RND transporter permease subunit: MSKKSHALGISGNLAKNFITSPLTPLMLITAFALGVIALMMLPREEEPQISVPMVDIQVSADGLKAEDAVKLITEPLETIIKSINGIDHVYSNTYDDKVVVTARFLVGTDSDAAVLRVHDKIRANLDQMPVGISEPLIVGRGIDDVAITVLTLSPEPSVADKWNDTALYDIADELRVELAKLDNIGLTYIVGGQTNQIRVEPDPEKLALYGVTLQQLVAKVQAANKSFMVSSLREAGKTVPVAVGQTLDGMPDIGLLLLTTLDGRPVYVKDVATIVVGGSQDDHRVWNLTPKEGGGFNRLPAVELAIAKRKGANAVVIAHSILDRVEQLKGEIIPQGIQVDVTRDYGETANEKANELLYHLGLATVSIVILVGIAIGIREGIVVLIVIPTTILLTLAAAYLMGYTINRVSLFALIFAIGILVDDAIVMIENISRHWAMKDDRSKIQAAIEGVAEVGNPTVIATLTVVAALLPMMFVSGMMGPYMSPIPAVASAAMVLSFFVAVMLTPWLMNLIGKPGHSEAEDGGVLGRIYRSFARPVLHGRSHAWAFLLIVGFATIGSTMLIYTKHVTVKLLPFDNKSEMQLIADLPEGSSMEDTDRLLLAAAHKLEGVEEIKSIQSHAGTAAPFGFNGLVRHYFFRSSPEMGDLQINLSGKADRSRTSHEIALEVRDQIKDLPAPEGTVLKVVEVPPGPPVLSTLLAEIYGPDPETRRAVATEVRKLFEEVPFIVDVDDSFGTPTTRARLRIDQDSLEYHNVDQGDVYDTISYYLNGQVVGYSHKGGGRRPVEIAVKPDKSDLTISERLLTIPVPQNSIPDERGVVELGDVIRIDREQASFPIYRHNGRPNEMVQADLAGDFEAPIYGMLAVQDKIDAHDWGDLPKPKIILHGQPEDDSEVALLWDGEWEVTWVTFRDMGAAFGIAILAIYALVVAQFHSFRVPLVVLTPIPLTLIGIMIGHWIFHAPFSATSMIGFIALAGIIVRNSILLVDFVGHEKGSGRPLEEVLLEAGSIRFKPIMLTALAAMIGAVVILADPIFQGLAISLLFGLASSTLLTVLVIPAIYIALKGTDRPV, encoded by the coding sequence ATGAGTAAGAAATCCCATGCTCTTGGCATTTCGGGCAACCTGGCCAAGAATTTTATTACGTCGCCCCTGACGCCCTTGATGCTGATAACGGCCTTTGCGCTTGGCGTCATAGCCTTGATGATGCTGCCGCGCGAAGAAGAGCCGCAAATCTCAGTGCCGATGGTGGACATTCAGGTTTCGGCCGATGGTCTCAAGGCAGAAGATGCCGTCAAGCTCATAACGGAACCGCTGGAAACCATCATCAAGAGCATCAATGGCATAGACCATGTCTATTCCAACACCTATGACGACAAGGTTGTCGTGACCGCCCGTTTCCTTGTGGGGACAGATTCTGACGCAGCAGTGCTCAGGGTACATGACAAGATCCGCGCCAATCTGGATCAGATGCCCGTGGGCATATCCGAGCCCTTGATTGTGGGACGTGGCATTGATGATGTCGCCATCACGGTGCTCACCCTTTCGCCAGAGCCATCGGTTGCTGACAAATGGAACGACACCGCCCTTTATGACATCGCGGACGAATTGCGTGTAGAACTGGCCAAACTAGACAATATCGGCCTGACCTATATCGTCGGCGGTCAGACCAACCAGATCAGGGTGGAACCGGATCCAGAGAAACTGGCGCTTTATGGCGTCACCCTGCAACAGCTCGTCGCCAAGGTGCAGGCAGCCAACAAGTCTTTCATGGTCAGCTCCCTGCGTGAAGCCGGCAAAACCGTGCCTGTTGCCGTTGGGCAGACCCTTGATGGCATGCCCGATATCGGCCTTTTGCTCCTCACCACGCTTGATGGACGCCCGGTCTACGTCAAGGATGTAGCCACCATCGTGGTTGGAGGCAGTCAGGATGACCATCGTGTCTGGAACCTGACGCCAAAAGAAGGGGGCGGTTTCAACAGATTGCCCGCTGTTGAGCTGGCCATTGCCAAGCGCAAGGGGGCCAACGCCGTTGTCATCGCGCATTCCATTCTGGATCGCGTCGAACAGCTCAAAGGGGAAATCATCCCTCAGGGCATTCAGGTGGACGTAACACGCGACTATGGTGAAACGGCCAACGAAAAAGCCAACGAGCTGCTCTATCATCTGGGGCTGGCGACCGTATCCATCGTTATTCTTGTGGGAATCGCCATTGGCATTCGCGAAGGTATCGTTGTGTTGATCGTCATCCCGACGACCATCCTTCTGACACTCGCTGCGGCCTATCTGATGGGCTACACGATCAACCGCGTGTCCCTGTTCGCGCTGATCTTCGCCATCGGCATCCTCGTGGATGATGCCATCGTGATGATCGAGAATATTTCGCGACACTGGGCCATGAAGGATGATCGCTCCAAGATTCAGGCAGCCATTGAGGGCGTTGCGGAGGTGGGCAACCCGACTGTTATTGCCACGCTGACTGTTGTGGCTGCGCTTCTGCCAATGATGTTCGTATCCGGCATGATGGGCCCCTATATGAGCCCGATTCCGGCTGTTGCCTCTGCGGCAATGGTGCTATCCTTCTTCGTTGCTGTCATGCTGACCCCATGGCTGATGAACCTCATCGGCAAACCGGGCCATAGCGAAGCTGAAGACGGCGGCGTGTTGGGCCGCATCTATCGCTCCTTTGCCAGACCCGTACTCCACGGACGCAGTCACGCCTGGGCCTTCCTGCTGATCGTCGGCTTTGCCACCATCGGCTCGACCATGCTGATCTATACCAAGCATGTAACCGTGAAACTCTTGCCCTTTGACAACAAGTCGGAAATGCAGCTCATTGCTGATCTGCCCGAAGGCTCTTCCATGGAAGACACCGACCGGCTTCTGCTGGCGGCAGCCCACAAACTGGAGGGCGTTGAGGAAATCAAGTCCATCCAGTCTCACGCAGGCACCGCGGCTCCGTTTGGCTTCAATGGCCTCGTGCGGCACTATTTCTTCCGCTCAAGTCCGGAAATGGGCGATCTGCAGATCAACCTGTCTGGCAAGGCGGATAGAAGCCGCACGAGCCATGAGATCGCCCTTGAAGTGAGAGATCAGATCAAGGATCTGCCAGCCCCTGAAGGCACCGTGCTGAAAGTGGTGGAAGTGCCACCCGGACCGCCGGTTCTCTCGACGCTTCTTGCCGAGATCTATGGCCCCGATCCGGAAACCCGGCGCGCCGTGGCAACCGAAGTGCGCAAGCTGTTTGAGGAAGTTCCGTTCATTGTCGATGTCGACGACAGCTTCGGCACGCCAACGACACGGGCACGCCTGCGCATCGATCAGGACAGCCTTGAATATCACAATGTCGATCAGGGTGATGTATATGACACCATCTCCTATTATCTGAACGGTCAGGTGGTTGGCTATTCCCATAAGGGCGGCGGACGTCGACCGGTTGAGATCGCCGTGAAACCGGACAAATCCGACCTCACCATTTCCGAACGGCTCCTGACCATTCCGGTGCCGCAGAACTCCATTCCAGACGAACGCGGCGTGGTGGAACTTGGTGACGTGATCCGCATTGATCGCGAGCAGGCAAGCTTCCCGATCTATCGTCACAATGGACGTCCGAACGAAATGGTTCAGGCAGACCTTGCCGGAGACTTCGAGGCGCCCATTTACGGCATGCTGGCCGTACAGGACAAAATTGACGCCCATGACTGGGGTGATCTGCCAAAGCCAAAGATCATTCTGCACGGACAGCCTGAGGATGATTCCGAGGTCGCTCTTTTATGGGACGGCGAATGGGAAGTCACGTGGGTCACCTTCCGTGACATGGGGGCTGCCTTTGGCATCGCCATCCTTGCCATCTATGCCCTTGTGGTTGCGCAGTTCCACTCCTTCCGCGTGCCGCTGGTGGTCTTGACACCAATCCCGCTGACACTCATCGGCATCATGATCGGTCACTGGATCTTCCATGCGCCATTCTCGGCCACCTCGATGATCGGCTTCATTGCGCTTGCCGGTATCATCGTCAGGAACTCGATCCTGCTGGTCGATTTCGTTGGCCATGAAAAGGGCTCAGGCAGGCCGCTCGAGGAAGTCCTGCTGGAAGCGGGCTCCATCCGCTTCAAACCCATCATGCTCACGGCGCTTGCCGCGATGATTGGTGCAGTGGTCATTCTCGCAGACCCGATCTTCCAGGGCCTCGCCATTTCGCTTCTGTTCGGCTTGGCGTCCTCAACCCTGCTGACAGTGCTGGTTATCCCGGCCATCTATATCGCCCTCAAAGGGACTGATCGGCCGGTCTAG
- a CDS encoding MarC family protein: MPPIDVMLNAFVTLFVTIDPIGLAPIFLAVTSGASKQARIKIGTRAVIVAAGILLIFALIGHVILQVLGISLPAFRIAGGLLLFAIAFEMVFEKREKRKSQSAEQALSDDEMHDIAVFPLAIPLIAGPGAISAVLLLGSQSSDWISRGAIFAIVIFVLLLVLLTFVVAGWVEKMMGESGRNILTRLLGVLLAALSVQFIADGIKAIIAVG, encoded by the coding sequence ATGCCGCCAATTGACGTCATGCTCAATGCATTTGTCACCCTTTTCGTTACCATTGATCCGATTGGTCTTGCGCCGATCTTTCTTGCTGTGACCAGTGGTGCGTCCAAGCAGGCACGCATTAAAATCGGAACGCGGGCGGTTATCGTGGCTGCTGGGATTTTGTTGATTTTCGCGCTGATTGGCCATGTCATACTTCAGGTGCTGGGTATTTCGCTGCCAGCCTTCCGAATCGCCGGTGGTCTTCTGTTGTTTGCCATCGCCTTCGAAATGGTGTTTGAAAAGCGCGAAAAGCGGAAATCGCAGTCTGCCGAGCAAGCCCTCTCAGATGATGAGATGCATGACATTGCTGTTTTCCCATTGGCGATCCCGCTCATCGCCGGGCCCGGCGCTATCTCCGCCGTGCTGCTTTTGGGCTCTCAATCCTCTGACTGGATCAGCCGCGGGGCGATCTTTGCGATCGTCATTTTTGTGCTTTTGCTGGTGCTGTTGACCTTTGTCGTTGCGGGCTGGGTGGAGAAGATGATGGGCGAAAGCGGGCGGAACATCCTGACCCGCCTGCTCGGCGTTCTTCTCGCCGCGCTTTCGGTGCAATTCATCGCCGATGGCATCAAGGCGATCATCGCTGTTGGGTGA